A genomic region of Friedmanniella luteola contains the following coding sequences:
- a CDS encoding WhiB family transcriptional regulator: MTAPRWDVADGPGALPCHLVDPEVFFAESPADVEAAKALCIGCPVQQACLDGALDRREPWGVWGGQLFIAGVVVARKRPRGRPRKHPVVEPYAPAAARQQGKEAAA, translated from the coding sequence ATGACGGCACCGAGGTGGGACGTGGCGGACGGACCGGGGGCCCTGCCGTGCCACCTGGTCGACCCGGAGGTGTTCTTCGCGGAGAGCCCGGCCGACGTGGAGGCGGCGAAGGCGCTCTGCATCGGCTGCCCGGTGCAGCAGGCCTGCCTGGACGGTGCCCTGGACCGCCGCGAGCCCTGGGGCGTCTGGGGCGGGCAGCTGTTCATCGCCGGGGTGGTCGTGGCGCGCAAGCGTCCTCGGGGCCGCCCGCGCAAGCACCCGGTCGTCGAGCCCTACGCCCCGGCGGCGGCTCGGCAGCAGGGGAAGGAGGCGGCCGCGTGA
- a CDS encoding ATP-dependent DNA helicase UvrD2: MPPAPSRSATADPEALLAGLDPEQREVATTLGGPVAVIAGAGTGKTRAITHRIAYGVATGVYNPTAVLAVTFTTRAAGELRGRLQQLGARGVQARTFHSAALRQAQYFWPQVYGGELPSVLDNRMSLVAEAASRLRVRVDTPRLRDLVSEVAWAKVSNVSAEDYPRLAAAAGRSIASVDPETVARVFTAYEAAKRDRGRIDFEDILLCAAALMSEHEEVADTIRRTYRHLVVDEYQDVSPLQEALLTLWRGDRSDVCVVGDPAQTIHSFAGAQASYLTDFARRHRGATVVKLVRDYRSTPQVVGAANKIMAGVKAGGISAVTLQAQQPPGPEVEYAEAPDEAAEAAGIADWLVRRAQAGVEWRDMAVLFRINAQSPAIEQALADRQVPYLVRGGERFYERPEVRQALLTLRTESRAMTGQEGGSAVDQMKAVLGSLGWTSTPPEGAGAVRERWESLAALLTVAEDLSARPAGGAPPDLRAVSAELDARAEAQHVPVAQGVTVSTLHSAKGLEWESVALLGVQEGSLPFVLATRPEQVEEERRLLYVGVTRARTALRVSWSRTRNGGGSTRKPSRFLDPVLPESARAGQSGPSARRGRSRASVLSQHCRSCGMALGDAAERKIGRHLSCPATFDDKTMALLKEWRKQQSSEQKVPAFVVFTDATLIAIAEARPRNRADLIKVQGLGPTKAERYGDEVLAIVADEAGRDGV; encoded by the coding sequence GTGCCACCCGCTCCCTCCCGCTCCGCGACCGCCGACCCCGAGGCCCTGCTGGCGGGGCTGGACCCCGAGCAGCGCGAGGTCGCGACGACGCTGGGCGGGCCGGTCGCGGTGATCGCCGGCGCCGGGACCGGCAAGACGCGCGCCATCACCCACCGGATCGCCTACGGCGTGGCCACCGGGGTCTACAACCCCACCGCGGTGCTGGCCGTCACCTTCACCACCCGCGCCGCCGGCGAGCTGCGCGGGCGGCTGCAGCAGCTGGGCGCCCGCGGCGTCCAGGCCCGCACCTTCCACTCCGCCGCGCTGCGTCAGGCGCAGTACTTCTGGCCCCAGGTGTACGGCGGGGAGCTGCCCTCGGTGCTGGACAACCGGATGTCGCTGGTGGCCGAGGCCGCCAGCCGGCTGCGGGTCCGGGTCGACACCCCGCGGCTCCGGGACCTGGTCTCCGAGGTCGCCTGGGCGAAGGTCAGCAACGTCAGCGCCGAGGACTACCCGCGGCTGGCGGCGGCGGCGGGGCGCAGCATCGCCTCGGTCGACCCGGAGACGGTGGCCCGGGTGTTCACGGCCTACGAGGCGGCCAAGCGGGACCGCGGCCGGATCGACTTCGAGGACATCCTGCTCTGCGCCGCCGCGCTGATGTCGGAGCACGAGGAGGTGGCCGACACCATCCGGCGCACCTACCGCCACCTCGTCGTCGACGAGTACCAGGACGTCAGCCCGCTGCAGGAGGCCCTGCTGACGCTGTGGCGCGGCGACCGCAGCGACGTCTGCGTCGTCGGCGACCCGGCCCAGACCATCCACTCCTTCGCCGGCGCGCAGGCCAGCTACCTCACCGACTTCGCCCGCCGGCACCGCGGCGCGACCGTGGTCAAGCTCGTCCGGGACTACCGCTCGACGCCGCAGGTGGTGGGCGCGGCCAACAAGATCATGGCCGGGGTCAAGGCCGGGGGGATCAGCGCCGTCACCCTGCAGGCCCAGCAGCCCCCGGGTCCCGAGGTCGAGTACGCCGAGGCGCCGGACGAGGCGGCCGAGGCCGCCGGCATCGCCGACTGGCTGGTGCGCCGCGCGCAGGCCGGCGTCGAGTGGCGCGACATGGCGGTGCTGTTCCGGATCAACGCCCAGTCACCCGCGATCGAGCAGGCACTCGCCGACCGCCAGGTGCCCTACCTGGTCCGGGGCGGGGAGCGCTTCTACGAGCGGCCCGAGGTGCGCCAGGCGCTGCTGACGCTGCGGACCGAGTCGCGGGCGATGACCGGCCAGGAGGGCGGCAGTGCCGTCGACCAGATGAAGGCCGTGCTGGGCAGCCTCGGCTGGACGTCGACGCCGCCCGAGGGCGCCGGCGCCGTCCGTGAGCGCTGGGAGTCCCTCGCCGCCCTGCTCACGGTGGCCGAGGACCTCAGCGCCCGGCCGGCCGGCGGCGCGCCACCGGACCTGCGCGCCGTCTCCGCCGAGCTGGACGCCCGCGCCGAGGCCCAGCACGTGCCCGTCGCCCAGGGCGTCACCGTCTCCACCCTGCACTCGGCGAAGGGCCTGGAGTGGGAGTCGGTCGCCCTGCTCGGGGTCCAGGAAGGCTCCCTGCCGTTCGTGCTGGCCACCCGTCCCGAGCAGGTGGAGGAGGAACGGCGGTTGCTCTACGTCGGGGTGACCCGGGCGCGCACGGCGTTGCGCGTCTCCTGGTCGCGCACCCGCAACGGCGGGGGCAGCACGCGCAAGCCGTCGCGCTTCCTCGACCCGGTGCTGCCCGAGAGCGCGCGCGCCGGGCAGTCCGGCCCGTCGGCCCGCCGCGGCCGCAGCCGGGCCTCGGTGCTCTCCCAGCACTGCCGCTCGTGCGGGATGGCGCTCGGCGACGCGGCCGAGCGCAAGATCGGCCGCCACCTCAGCTGCCCCGCCACCTTCGACGACAAGACGATGGCCCTGCTGAAGGAGTGGCGCAAGCAGCAGTCGAGCGAGCAGAAGGTGCCGGCCTTCGTGGTGTTCACCGACGCCACCCTCATCGCCATCGCCGAGGCCCGGCCCCGGAACCGCGCCGACCTGATCAAGGTGCAGGGCCTGGGCCCCACCAAGGCCGAGCGCTACGGCGACGAGGTGCTGGCCATCGTGGCCGACGAGGCCGGCCGCGACGGGGTCTGA
- a CDS encoding TetR/AcrR family transcriptional regulator, translating into MARTYSSELRAERSQQTRATVLASAQALFLEDGWVATTMGRVAEHAGVSRQTVYALHASKLTLLDACIDAALSGGRARRLRDLPEYRLMADGDFDTRARAAARWLSGAHERSARIQRVLDEAAVGDPAAAARLVERERNRLAEVRYAAGLVLADPDLPAAVVDGLWTLTSRDVWLKLVGQRGWTPQAWQEWFVRLLGTYRGHARDEPGTTAGAVDDVGSVGDPA; encoded by the coding sequence GTGGCCCGCACCTACAGCTCGGAGCTGCGGGCCGAGCGCTCGCAGCAGACCCGGGCGACCGTGCTGGCGTCCGCGCAGGCGCTGTTCCTCGAGGACGGCTGGGTCGCGACGACGATGGGTCGGGTGGCCGAGCACGCGGGCGTCTCCCGGCAGACCGTCTACGCGCTGCACGCCTCCAAGCTGACCCTGCTGGACGCCTGCATCGACGCCGCGCTGTCGGGCGGCCGGGCGCGCCGGCTGCGGGACCTGCCCGAGTACCGCCTGATGGCGGACGGCGACTTCGACACCCGGGCCCGGGCCGCGGCGCGCTGGCTGAGCGGCGCGCACGAGCGCTCGGCGCGCATCCAGCGGGTGCTGGACGAGGCGGCGGTCGGTGACCCCGCCGCCGCCGCCCGGCTGGTCGAGCGGGAGCGGAACCGGCTGGCGGAGGTCCGGTACGCCGCCGGGCTGGTGCTGGCCGACCCCGACCTGCCCGCGGCGGTCGTCGACGGGCTGTGGACGCTGACCTCCCGCGACGTCTGGCTGAAGCTCGTCGGCCAGCGGGGGTGGACGCCGCAGGCCTGGCAGGAGTGGTTCGTGCGCCTGCTCGGGACCTACCGCGGGCACGCCCGCGACGAGCCGGGGACCACGGCCGGCGCTGTTGACGACGTCGGAAGTGTCGGCGACCCGGCTTAG
- a CDS encoding alpha/beta fold hydrolase, producing MAVTADATTTLHVPTRLGRLQVQVRGSGDPVVLWHSMFTDSGSWRRLLPLLAGRRLVLVDGPSAGGSDPLRRAVDIGTCAAAAEDLLAGLVEVLGPGPVSWLGCAWGGHVSLHLAATRPDLVRDLVAVSAPTHPVGPRLRRLASVLVPLYRVIGPRGPVRRAILDTLFTERSRAADPGGVALVLDPLDRAARAPMARAIRTAVLNRTDLAWAARRTTCPVLLVTTDDRGEWTPQEAAAMAAQMPDGRAVTIAGSRVLPSIEQPAALAAELRTFWAGRGGARDGE from the coding sequence ATGGCCGTCACCGCCGACGCCACCACCACGCTGCACGTCCCCACCCGGCTCGGCCGGCTGCAGGTCCAGGTCCGGGGCTCCGGTGACCCGGTCGTGCTCTGGCACAGCATGTTCACCGACTCCGGCAGCTGGCGACGGCTGCTCCCGCTGCTGGCGGGACGGCGCCTGGTGCTCGTCGACGGGCCGTCGGCCGGGGGCAGCGACCCGCTCCGCCGGGCGGTGGACATCGGGACCTGCGCGGCCGCCGCCGAGGACCTGCTGGCCGGGCTGGTCGAGGTGCTCGGCCCCGGGCCGGTGTCCTGGCTGGGCTGCGCCTGGGGCGGCCACGTCAGCCTGCACCTCGCCGCCACGCGGCCCGACCTGGTCCGGGACCTCGTCGCCGTCAGCGCACCGACGCACCCCGTCGGGCCGCGGCTGCGCCGGCTGGCCTCGGTGCTCGTGCCGCTCTACCGGGTCATCGGCCCGCGCGGCCCGGTCCGCCGGGCCATCCTCGACACCCTCTTCACCGAGCGCAGCCGGGCCGCCGACCCGGGAGGCGTCGCGCTCGTCCTCGACCCGCTCGACCGGGCAGCGCGGGCCCCGATGGCGCGGGCCATCCGGACCGCGGTCCTCAACCGGACCGACCTCGCGTGGGCCGCCCGCCGGACGACCTGCCCGGTGCTCCTCGTGACCACCGACGACCGGGGCGAGTGGACCCCGCAGGAGGCGGCGGCCATGGCGGCGCAGATGCCCGACGGCCGCGCGGTGACGATCGCCGGCTCGCGGGTGCTCCCCTCGATCGAGCAGCCGGCGGCCCTCGCGGCCGAGCTCAGGACGTTCTGGGCCGGGCGCGGCGGCGCCCGCGACGGGGAATAG
- a CDS encoding mycoredoxin, producing the protein MSSYEATPGKPTMFTTSWCGYCARLKGQLTRAGVEWDEVDIESHPDAADVVAAVNGGNQTVPTLLFSDGSAMTNPSASQVERKLAELR; encoded by the coding sequence ATGAGCAGCTACGAGGCGACCCCCGGCAAGCCGACCATGTTCACGACGAGCTGGTGCGGCTACTGCGCCCGGCTCAAGGGCCAGCTGACGCGGGCCGGCGTCGAGTGGGACGAGGTCGACATCGAGTCCCACCCCGACGCGGCGGACGTCGTCGCCGCGGTCAACGGCGGCAACCAGACCGTGCCGACCCTGCTGTTCTCCGACGGCTCGGCGATGACCAACCCGTCCGCCTCCCAGGTCGAGCGCAAGCTCGCCGAGCTCCGCTGA